A genomic region of Leptolyngbya sp. NIES-2104 contains the following coding sequences:
- a CDS encoding glycosyltransferase: MRVLVVAPYVATTYGGPGKVVVELTQALAQFDIEVDLVTTNANVDTPLDVPLQVWHDREGYRVQYFPSWNQQDLIWSTSLLTWLFQHVREYDIVHTHCLFMPIASATNWICRWHRVPFVMTPHGMLEPWALSQKAWKKRLYYTAIEQPTLKQAKAIHVLTPIEAGQVKSLGLNQTVVVPNGIHRREFESLPDVELFYQQFPQTRDKVLILFLGRLDPKKGLDLLAPAFAAIHQQFPQTHLVVAGPDLIGYLPTAQTFFADLNLTEQVTFTGMLSGKLKLSALAAASVYVCPSYSEGFSMSVLEGMAAGLPCVVTEACNFAEAAQVAYIVQATSSAIADALSQAIVVHSDARHTGYQAQQFVFQNYTWERSAAKLLKAYRTTAL, translated from the coding sequence ATGCGTGTTCTTGTGGTTGCTCCTTATGTTGCTACAACTTACGGCGGACCGGGTAAAGTAGTGGTCGAACTGACTCAGGCACTCGCTCAATTCGACATCGAAGTCGATCTGGTGACGACCAATGCTAACGTTGACACGCCACTAGATGTGCCGCTTCAAGTTTGGCACGATCGCGAAGGGTATCGAGTTCAGTACTTTCCAAGCTGGAATCAACAGGATTTAATCTGGAGTACTTCGCTGTTAACGTGGTTGTTTCAGCATGTACGTGAGTATGATATCGTGCATACCCATTGTTTGTTTATGCCGATCGCGTCTGCTACGAATTGGATCTGTCGCTGGCATCGTGTTCCATTCGTCATGACTCCACACGGCATGTTAGAGCCTTGGGCGCTCTCGCAGAAAGCTTGGAAAAAAAGACTCTACTACACTGCGATCGAGCAACCGACTTTGAAGCAAGCAAAAGCGATTCATGTTCTAACTCCGATCGAAGCAGGACAGGTTAAATCTTTGGGACTAAATCAAACCGTCGTTGTGCCTAATGGGATTCATCGACGAGAATTTGAATCTCTGCCGGACGTGGAGTTGTTTTATCAGCAGTTTCCACAAACCCGCGACAAAGTGCTAATTCTGTTTCTCGGACGCTTAGATCCGAAAAAAGGTCTCGATCTGCTTGCGCCTGCATTTGCAGCAATTCATCAGCAGTTTCCACAAACCCATTTAGTGGTTGCAGGTCCTGACCTGATCGGCTATCTACCAACGGCTCAAACATTTTTTGCGGATTTGAATCTTACTGAGCAAGTCACCTTTACAGGAATGCTGTCTGGCAAACTGAAGCTATCAGCGCTTGCTGCTGCGAGTGTTTATGTCTGTCCTTCCTACTCAGAAGGCTTTAGTATGTCGGTGCTCGAAGGGATGGCTGCGGGGCTTCCTTGCGTCGTCACCGAAGCCTGCAATTTTGCCGAAGCCGCTCAAGTTGCTTATATTGTTCAGGCGACCAGTTCCGCGATCGCAGATGCCTTGAGTCAAGCGATCGTGGTTCATTCCGACGCTCGACACACGGGATATCAGGCACAACAGTTTGTGTTTCAGAACTATACCTGGGAACGCTCCGCCGCCAAATTACTTAAAGCGTATCGCACGACTGCTTTATGA
- a CDS encoding beta-1,6-N-acetylglucosaminyltransferase has protein sequence MKVAYLILAHTDPLQLQRLARAIDYQADIFIHIDAKSAIEPFRALDLPESATLISERVAISWAGFSMISATLNLMQAALDRNSDYSHFVLLSGVDYPIRSAKVIYQFLVANRDRELIQFFDMRQSPDCYLHHIRYYWFRDALFSYSKLDKAIRYGLEMLLKPLTRRKIEQSFLPCFGSQWWALTPNCATFILDFLQQHPEVQQAYKYTFAPDEHFFHTIVANSPFLHRSNGLQPFLGRGSAKMANLHLIHPTLSKIYDDRDFDEIAGSDKLFVRKVTTEKSSRLLDLIDRELRSASCVDSV, from the coding sequence ATGAAAGTTGCTTATTTAATTTTGGCTCATACCGACCCGCTCCAGTTACAACGATTAGCTAGAGCGATCGATTATCAGGCGGATATCTTCATTCACATTGATGCTAAGTCAGCGATTGAACCGTTTCGCGCATTAGATTTGCCGGAATCAGCAACTTTAATTTCAGAGCGGGTTGCAATTAGCTGGGCGGGTTTTTCAATGATTTCGGCAACGCTGAATTTGATGCAGGCGGCACTTGATCGCAACAGCGATTACAGCCACTTTGTTTTGCTGTCAGGAGTAGATTATCCGATTCGTTCTGCTAAAGTGATCTATCAATTTTTGGTTGCGAATCGCGATCGCGAATTGATTCAGTTTTTTGATATGCGGCAATCACCAGATTGTTATCTGCACCATATTCGCTATTACTGGTTTCGCGATGCTTTATTTTCTTACTCGAAGCTAGATAAGGCGATACGATACGGTTTAGAAATGCTGCTCAAGCCATTGACACGGCGGAAGATCGAGCAATCTTTTCTGCCGTGCTTTGGAAGTCAATGGTGGGCACTCACGCCAAACTGTGCCACATTCATTCTCGATTTTCTTCAGCAGCATCCAGAAGTGCAGCAGGCTTACAAATACACGTTTGCACCCGATGAACATTTCTTTCACACGATCGTGGCAAACTCTCCGTTTTTGCATCGCAGCAATGGATTACAGCCCTTTTTGGGACGTGGATCTGCAAAAATGGCGAATCTACATTTGATTCATCCAACGTTGAGTAAGATTTACGACGATCGCGATTTTGATGAAATTGCTGGTTCAGATAAACTCTTTGTCAGAAAAGTGACAACAGAAAAATCGAGTCGTCTGCTCGATCTCATTGATCGAGAATTACGTTCAGCGTCTTGTGTGGATTCGGTTTAG
- a CDS encoding YdcF family protein — MKRSGIRWACLSLLCAIGLIYGTGWTSSARQEASPSEIILVLGGGVEREQFAAQFAQQYPNLKIWVSTGTNQAADIFRSAGIDSSRVYLDCRATDTVTNFTTVATDFKHKGIEHVYVLTSAGHMTRATAIANVVFGSQNIAYTPVNVPSTYPEESPLRIARDVGRSVVWTLTGRTGASFNRRTAC; from the coding sequence ATGAAACGGTCAGGAATACGCTGGGCTTGCCTCAGTTTGCTGTGCGCGATCGGACTAATTTACGGTACGGGTTGGACGAGTTCCGCCCGCCAAGAAGCTTCTCCTTCAGAGATTATTCTGGTCTTGGGGGGCGGTGTTGAGCGAGAACAGTTTGCGGCTCAATTCGCTCAACAGTATCCCAATCTGAAGATTTGGGTTTCGACGGGAACGAATCAAGCAGCGGATATTTTTCGATCGGCTGGAATTGATTCATCGCGTGTGTACTTAGATTGTCGGGCGACCGATACTGTGACAAATTTTACAACTGTTGCAACCGATTTTAAGCACAAAGGAATCGAGCATGTTTATGTGCTTACTTCAGCGGGTCATATGACACGAGCAACCGCGATCGCGAATGTTGTTTTTGGCTCTCAAAACATCGCTTACACTCCGGTGAATGTGCCCTCGACGTATCCGGAGGAATCGCCGCTCCGAATTGCGCGGGATGTGGGGCGTTCCGTGGTCTGGACGCTGACTGGACGAACGGGCGCGAGCTTTAATCGGAGAACGGCTTGCTAG